The Choloepus didactylus isolate mChoDid1 chromosome 26, mChoDid1.pri, whole genome shotgun sequence sequence tctatccTTCCAAACCATGAGACTATAAGTTCTTAGTGTTTAAAACAGCTGATTGTGTGGTAATTGTCATAGCAGTTCTGGTAAAGTAAGACAGGAGGGTTTGGAGATGAAGTTGGAAGTAGTTCACTGGTCTGGCTGGTATCAGTTTAAGGGTATGGGACTTTATAATTTGTGGATTCTAGAAGAGAAGATTCTTCCTTGCCTCATGATACCCTGTCACATGTCACCAGCCCAGCAGCCTTTGAGGAAACCATGGCAGCAATACAGCCTTGCTGGTAAATCCCGGTAGACCCTGGTAACTTGAACCAGGTTTAGTGGCATACAattggtgttttttcttttaaggagGCTTGGATGAAACTTTTACATTTAGCCCCATATCTGGTCTTCTTCCAAGGAAGGAAATCAAGCTGAAGcccctttgttctttctttctttggagatGATGTCTGAAATTGTTAGGATTTAAGATTTCTTATCTTCACTAAATCAGGACCTATGAAATTACCAAAGTCCTTTGCTTGTCATTCCTGACCCTTTTCTCTAAACCACCTGTCTGGGAATATTTCTCCCTGCTCCGTTTCACCTACCAGATTTTCCTGTAAAACTTTTTCTTCATTGACCCTTGTATTTTCTTATCTTAGTGCtcattcaaattattcaaatcCATGTCTCAGGATGTCCAAACCCTTTCCTTCCTTCAAGTATCAGTTTAAATGCCACTTGTCAGAAATCCACCCCTCTCTGATCTACTAGACTGGCAGAAAATATTCTCCTCTGAATagtaaaattctttaattttgaaCTTCTCATGGCTGTATGTGTCAGTATTACAGTCATGGAAATACATGTGTAAGTACATTAAGGGAAGATGCTATATAAGATACATCTGAATTTCCCTTATCCTAATAGTGAGCTCATAATAGATACTTAATGAATGGCTGTGAATAAATGGGGAGAAGTAATGTGTTGACTATACTGCTTCAAAAAGCTACAAGTGCTGCAGAACTGTACAGCAATGTGAGGGACATTCCTGGGGACAGTATAGCTGAGTTCTGGAAGCAGCTATGTTGGTATCTCTGTGTTTAGTTCTGTTGGATCAGGTGGAGATGTAAACAAGCCCCTTTACCAAAAATGGCTTTAGCAGACTGAACCAGGAGCCCATAATGAAATCAACACCATAAATGGGATCTATAGACAtcagaaattttacattttcagtttCATCCCCAGATATTTCATTCCACATCTCACCTTTGAGAATTCCAAGCCGCATTGAAGTTGAGTGCACCGTGATAATTTACCCTTTCTATACTTTTGCTTATACAATCCCTTTGCCATGAACTCCATACTTCTGTTTCATGCCTTAAATTAATTGTCACTTCTTCTGTGAATTACTCCTAACTCTCCAGGGTTTTCTCATAGATAAAAATGGTGCTAATATTACCTACTTCATGGGTTTGCTGTGAAGACACGGCAAGATAATGTTATCATTGCTAGTTGTCCCTCTTGCCCAGGGAAGTTCTggtttttgccaatttttatgGAGTAATTATTAATAGTGCTAACTTTCCTCTTGAAAGTGCCCTAGTTCAGATGATAAAATATCTGATTTTATCATCTGATAAAATATGTGAAGAACCTAAGTATATGAAGAACCTAAATATATGAAGAACCTAATATATGAGGAACTTCAGTGCTTGATAAATGGAAGTTCTCCTCTCTGCTAGAGAAGTACCATGTTCATAATTCTGCTCTAacactgttatggattgaatcatgcttATCACAAAAACATGTTAATGTCCAAATCCCCAGTCCTGCAGATATGgacctatttgtaaatagaatctttgaagaagtTTTTACTTAAGGTGGGGCCAAACTGAATAAGGAtgtgccttaatccaatatgactggggtcgttgcagaggaaatttggacacagtagagGAGATGGGAAGAAAGACAATCATGTGACATAGTGGAAATTGAGTTATAGGTTACcggcaagccatcaccagaatgctacagactttagAGAAAGTATGTTCCTGCTGAgaccttaatttttaatttctagcctccaaaactgagacaataaattcctgttgtttaagccaactggtctTTGGTATTTTTGTACAGCAATCATGGCAATGTAAAACACACACTAAAACATACATCTTAATGCAACCACTCCCTCAGTAGACTCTGAGACTTTTggatagttcatttttttattctcaagtCCTGGGATATAATAAGTGATCAACATACATTCACTGAACAAATAACTGATGACACACTGCTATAATAGAGAACTACTGAAAACTAGTTCCAATTCTGGGTTTTGGGAAATCTCCTGAGCATAAGTATGAGCTACCTCAGATTAATAGGGCAGCATTAATAGTCCAGTTTTATTAAGATGATGAAAGTGGAGTTAAGGATGGCTAAATGGTATGCCTGTGTTCTCTTACTTTAGAAGTATTCATGCTGGGATTAGAACTAATTTGCTCCTGTTACATAGTCCCATACTTACAGAATAGTGAAATGTACAGCATTGTAGGAAGTGAAGGTGAGATCAGAACTGGGGAATAGATTTGGGGAACTTCTAAAGGGCTGGGTTAATGACTGCCTTCCTTCTGGTGATTGGATTATATCCACTAGTCAGAATTTAAGTAGGATTATACTGTGAAGCACTTGTTGGAAGGAGATCTTCTAGGTCAGAGTGAAATGTCTCAACTTACTGAtaaaatttgaaacaactaatttcaGATAGTCTATGGTTTTAAAGAACCACATTTTTTtcactgagttaaaaaaaaaaaaaaaaaaaaaaactttagccACTTAATGAAGAGAGTTCTTTTGGCACTTTAATGCTGCTGTGTGTCTTTCAGGGAAACATTTTTCCTGCTTTTAGctgagtttttctgttttttttttatttttctatttttttcattgtagcTTAATGAATATCAGGGCAGATTTTGACAGTCAAGCTATTGTATTTTACTTTCCCTCTTCATACACAGAATAGAATATTCTTGGATTGATAGTTAACATTATTGTCCAATTAACAGCTTTCATGTTCTCTGTTTTGCTATAGCTCTCTTTATAGCTCTTTTCACATCTTGGTTCCTTAGGCTGTAGATCAAGGGATTGAGCATGGGTGTGATCACAGTGTAAAAAACTGCAATTATCTTGCCTCCAGCCTGAGAGGACTTTGACTGTGGTCTCATGTACATGAAGATGGCAGTTCCGTAGAACAAAGCCACCACTGTCAGATGGGAGGCACAGGTGGACAGTGCCTTGTGCCTCCCAGAGGCTGACTGCATCCTGAGAATAGATACAAGGATTCTGGCATAAGGAACAACAATGAGGAGGAAAGGAATGAAGACAATGATGATACTGAAGATGAAAACAACCATCTCAGTGAATGAATTGTTGGTGCAAGCCAACCTCAGGACAGAAGGTACTTCACAGGAAAAGTGATTCAGGACATTGGGTCCACAGTATGGCAAACTCAAGGTGAGGACATTGATAACCATGGAACTGAGGAAGCTGATGAACCAAGAAATGGCTGCCAGTTGGACATAAGTGCTTTGATCCATGATGGCAGTGTAATGAAGAGGATGACAAATGGCTACATATCGGTAATAAGCCATAACACCAAGGAGAACACATTCAGTCATTccaaaggagagggagaagtacATCTGAGTAGCACAACCAGAGAATGAAACGGTCTTTTTCCCCACCATGTTGGATAGCATTTGTGAGACATTGGTGGTTGTGTAGCAGATGTCCAAGAATGATAAATTGGTGAGAAAGAAGTACATGGGAGTATGAAGACAAGGTTCTATCTGGATAATAGTGATGATAATCATATTACCAACcacaattaataaataaaagaacaagaaCATAATAAAAAGAGTGACTTGGATCTTTGGCTGTGAGGAGAGGCCCAGGAACACAAATTCTGTCACAGTGAAGTTAGTTTTTATCACACCAATTTTTCAGGCCACCTTTCTTTCAAAGTATCATCTTCTCACATGAAGACAAAATCACATGCCCTATACATCACAGGATTGAAACACAAAGcataataaaggagaaaaaatcttGATGTGCGTTATATTTTGAGTATATCAGTTTTATTACAAATGTAACATTTATCTTCTGTCTCTGGAAGAAATGTTCTCCAGATGAGATAAGAATATCAAACTCAAGTAATCAGTACACTGAATcagatattctttaattttctcaGATGGAATGCTCCTTGACCTGTCAATAGTCTTTGCAAATCCTATTTATTCATCAAAACCTAGTCACACTACATATACTTCTTAAAgatctgattttgtttttgttcaacaCCTAAAAACAGAGCAGCTTGATGCAGTGCCAAGCAGAAAGCAGTGGAGGGCATTGCTTC is a genomic window containing:
- the LOC119520700 gene encoding putative olfactory receptor 2B8 produces the protein KIGVIKTNFTVTEFVFLGLSSQPKIQVTLFIMFLFFYLLIVVGNMIIITIIQIEPCLHTPMYFFLTNLSFLDICYTTTNVSQMLSNMVGKKTVSFSGCATQMYFSLSFGMTECVLLGVMAYYRYVAICHPLHYTAIMDQSTYVQLAAISWFISFLSSMVINVLTLSLPYCGPNVLNHFSCEVPSVLRLACTNNSFTEMVVFIFSIIIVFIPFLLIVVPYARILVSILRMQSASGRHKALSTCASHLTVVALFYGTAIFMYMRPQSKSSQAGGKIIAVFYTVITPMLNPLIYSLRNQDVKRAIKRAIAKQRT